A genomic window from Terriglobia bacterium includes:
- a CDS encoding protein-glutamate O-methyltransferase CheR: MTSPAPRPIGVDATGTVAATSAQVGQIRNLVYEECGIFIPESRFRSLEERCMRRMAVVNATSLMQYFSFLTSRAGRAAEIKNLLNEITVGETCFFRNQSQLDALQNVILPELVARKMGQGLHHVRIWSAGCSTGEEPYTLAILLIENSAGVLKNWTFEVLASDLNENSLVKAQAGIYGDYALRNVKGYYLNKYFEREGDLYRVKREVRSQVRFSRINLLDDSRMVFMKGMDVIFCCNVLIYFDTASKRRVVQHFYNNLLADSHLFLGHAESLFGVSEDFKLVHYPTATGYLKSQKVMAGR; this comes from the coding sequence ATGACGTCGCCCGCACCAAGGCCGATCGGGGTCGATGCAACGGGAACGGTCGCAGCGACGAGCGCGCAAGTGGGACAGATCCGGAACCTGGTCTACGAAGAATGCGGGATATTCATACCGGAGTCGCGATTTCGATCGCTCGAGGAACGCTGCATGCGGCGCATGGCGGTGGTGAACGCGACTTCGCTGATGCAGTACTTCAGCTTCCTGACGTCACGCGCGGGACGAGCGGCGGAGATCAAGAATCTGCTGAACGAGATCACGGTAGGCGAAACCTGCTTCTTTCGGAACCAGTCGCAACTGGACGCGCTGCAGAACGTGATTCTGCCGGAACTGGTGGCGCGGAAGATGGGACAGGGGCTGCATCATGTGAGGATCTGGAGTGCAGGGTGTTCGACGGGTGAGGAACCGTACACGCTGGCAATCCTGCTGATCGAGAACAGTGCCGGTGTGTTAAAGAACTGGACGTTCGAAGTGCTGGCAAGCGATTTGAACGAGAATTCGCTGGTTAAGGCGCAGGCAGGAATCTATGGCGATTATGCGCTGCGAAACGTGAAGGGGTATTACCTGAATAAGTATTTCGAACGCGAAGGTGATCTGTACCGGGTAAAACGCGAGGTTCGTTCGCAAGTTCGATTCAGCCGCATCAATCTGCTTGACGATTCGAGGATGGTGTTCATGAAGGGGATGGACGTCATCTTCTGCTGCAATGTCCTCATTTATTTCGATACCGCGAGCAAAAGACGAGTGGTGCAGCACTTCTATAACAACCTGCTTGCGGATTCGCACCTGTTCCTTGGTCATGCGGAGTCGCTGTTTGGAGTTTCAGAGGATTTCAAACTGGTTCACTACCCCACGGCGACCGGGTACCTGAAGTCACAGAAAGTGATGGCAGGACGATGA
- a CDS encoding flagellar FlbD family protein, giving the protein MKKFRDDLRSEGVVIQLTRLNNQPLVVNADLIKLVEQAPDTVITLVTGEKLVVRESTEEVVRRVVVFRRELLADLHGAAKAQSSGEAEREPPHSDPKKA; this is encoded by the coding sequence ATGAAAAAGTTTCGTGATGATTTGCGGAGCGAGGGTGTCGTGATTCAGTTGACTCGATTGAACAATCAGCCGCTGGTGGTGAATGCCGACCTGATCAAGCTCGTCGAGCAGGCGCCGGACACCGTCATCACGTTGGTAACGGGGGAGAAGCTGGTGGTGCGGGAGAGCACGGAAGAGGTGGTCCGGCGGGTGGTTGTGTTTCGGCGGGAACTATTGGCGGACCTGCACGGAGCGGCAAAGGCGCAAAGTTCGGGAGAGGCCGAGCGTGAACCACCCCACTCAGATCCAAAAAAGGCATGA
- a CDS encoding chemotaxis response regulator protein-glutamate methylesterase: protein MREEAKARTVRVLVVDDSSFIRLALKRIIQSDSELEVVGCAHGGYEALDMAAELDPDVVTMDIEMPRMNGLEAVQALMASNPRPVIMVSSLTQDGADATFQALEYGAFDYVAKHGAGGLDVTQIRRELIAKIKAAAESRLRNRRKNGSIHNEVWRQTRDPRAMGVAPSLVCIGSSTGGPRALQQILPVLPGNLPVGIVIIQHMPPGFTAPFAARLDGMCSIHVKEAEMNDLIEPGTVLIAPAGWHVAIQQKSYSRYAVRLTKTPSDTLHMPSVDVTMLSAAEVLGPRAMGVVLTGMGNDGEAGMTAIHAAGGYTVAQDEETSVVYGMPKACATAGVVSKVLPLPEIANEIIAAVTRCSHGARDGIGIGSQVEV, encoded by the coding sequence ATGAGAGAGGAAGCAAAAGCCCGGACTGTACGAGTGCTGGTCGTGGATGACAGTTCGTTCATCCGGCTGGCACTGAAGCGAATAATCCAGTCGGACTCCGAACTGGAAGTCGTGGGTTGTGCGCATGGCGGATACGAGGCGCTTGATATGGCAGCAGAACTCGATCCCGACGTGGTCACAATGGATATCGAAATGCCGCGAATGAACGGCTTGGAAGCCGTACAGGCGTTGATGGCGAGCAATCCGAGACCGGTGATCATGGTGAGTTCGCTGACGCAAGACGGAGCCGATGCCACGTTTCAGGCTTTGGAATATGGGGCGTTCGACTATGTCGCGAAGCATGGCGCGGGGGGACTGGATGTAACACAGATCCGGAGAGAGTTGATCGCGAAGATCAAGGCGGCGGCGGAGAGCCGGCTCCGGAACAGGCGTAAGAACGGGAGCATCCACAATGAGGTCTGGCGCCAGACCAGGGATCCGCGCGCGATGGGAGTGGCGCCCTCGTTGGTCTGTATCGGATCGTCGACGGGGGGACCGAGGGCGCTGCAGCAAATTCTACCGGTGCTTCCGGGGAATTTGCCGGTAGGCATTGTAATCATTCAGCACATGCCGCCTGGGTTCACCGCACCTTTCGCGGCGCGGTTGGACGGTATGTGCAGCATTCACGTGAAAGAAGCGGAGATGAATGACTTGATCGAGCCCGGAACGGTTCTGATTGCCCCCGCGGGGTGGCACGTCGCGATCCAACAGAAATCGTATTCGCGGTACGCTGTGCGGTTGACGAAGACTCCGAGCGACACGTTGCACATGCCTTCGGTGGACGTGACGATGTTGAGCGCGGCAGAAGTGCTGGGGCCTCGCGCAATGGGAGTCGTCCTGACGGGAATGGGAAACGATGGCGAGGCAGGGATGACCGCGATTCATGCGGCGGGCGGTTATACGGTGGCGCAGGACGAGGAGACGAGCGTCGTCTATGGAATGCCGAAGGCGTGCGCCACGGCGGGAGTGGTGAGCAAGGTCTTGCCGCTGCCGGAGATCGCGAATGAAATTATCGCCGCCGTGACACGGTGCTCTCACGGTGCAAGGGACGGCATCGGCATTGGGTCGCAGGTTGAGGTATGA
- a CDS encoding chemotaxis protein CheA — translation MSDDLAQDEGLLREFVTESEEQLQSMEQDLLGIEGGSDNETLNRIFRAMHTIKGTSSFLQFDFIVELTHEAEDVLNAMRREECRPTAAITDVMLRVCDRVRAMLADVANHRELQYDNASLIVALKTAHEGANHVKLGGILSTQPVIEEADLNAALAESQSTGKKLGQVLVEHEIATPTHIEQALSKQGIVASVSDNTTMRVDVRKLDFLVNLVGELVLERNRLVQLSREVSGGQISKEQMDGALNSSATRLSFITDELQTASLQTRMVPIETVFRRLPRMVRDVAGALGKHVELVIRGQETEIDKTMVEQISDPLVHLVRNAIDHGIETAEKRKAAGKLENGTLVVEARPEGDQIVICVADDGKGIDPELVLAKTVEKGFVAAERAKMLSRREILDLIFLPGMSTAEKVNNVSGRGVGMDVVRSNVKKLNGTVELESMEGKGTTIRIRAPLTMAILPVLLVGVGEEVYALPLHAVQETVRVENADLHLVDGREVLCLSGCTVSVLRLGEIFSVKGAQMQNCRAVILALGDMRIALLVDRLLGQESTVIKPMGEFLREAPSITGATIGGDGRVRLVLDPASLVETAKRSCAGRVQ, via the coding sequence ATGTCGGATGATCTGGCACAGGACGAGGGTTTGTTAAGGGAATTTGTCACCGAGAGCGAGGAGCAACTGCAGAGCATGGAGCAGGACCTCCTCGGGATCGAAGGCGGGAGCGATAACGAGACTCTCAACCGGATTTTCCGCGCGATGCACACGATCAAGGGGACGTCGAGCTTCCTGCAGTTCGATTTCATTGTCGAACTGACGCACGAGGCGGAAGACGTTTTGAACGCGATGCGGCGCGAGGAGTGCCGACCGACGGCGGCGATTACCGACGTGATGCTTCGGGTGTGCGATCGGGTGCGCGCCATGCTTGCCGACGTTGCGAATCATCGTGAACTGCAGTATGACAATGCGTCGCTGATTGTGGCGCTGAAGACGGCGCACGAGGGGGCGAATCACGTAAAGCTCGGCGGGATATTGTCGACCCAGCCGGTGATCGAGGAAGCGGATCTGAACGCAGCGCTGGCCGAGTCGCAGAGCACGGGGAAAAAACTCGGGCAAGTACTGGTCGAACACGAGATCGCGACGCCCACCCACATCGAGCAGGCGTTGAGCAAGCAGGGGATCGTGGCGTCGGTGTCGGACAACACGACCATGCGTGTGGACGTGCGCAAACTGGATTTCCTGGTGAACCTGGTCGGGGAATTGGTGCTGGAGAGAAACCGCCTGGTGCAGTTAAGCCGAGAAGTCAGCGGGGGACAGATTTCTAAAGAACAGATGGACGGTGCGCTGAATTCCTCGGCGACGCGGTTGAGTTTCATCACAGATGAACTGCAGACGGCGAGCCTGCAGACGCGCATGGTGCCGATCGAGACGGTGTTCCGCCGATTGCCCAGAATGGTGCGGGATGTCGCGGGAGCGCTTGGGAAGCATGTCGAACTGGTGATTCGCGGTCAGGAAACAGAGATCGACAAGACCATGGTAGAGCAGATCAGTGACCCGCTAGTGCACCTGGTGCGGAACGCGATCGACCACGGGATTGAGACGGCGGAGAAGAGAAAAGCTGCGGGCAAGCTGGAGAACGGAACGCTTGTCGTCGAGGCGCGGCCAGAGGGCGATCAGATCGTGATTTGTGTCGCGGATGATGGAAAAGGCATCGACCCGGAGTTGGTGTTGGCAAAGACAGTCGAGAAGGGGTTTGTTGCCGCAGAGCGGGCGAAGATGCTCTCGCGGCGGGAAATCCTGGACTTGATCTTTCTCCCGGGGATGAGTACGGCGGAAAAGGTGAACAATGTGTCGGGCCGCGGCGTCGGGATGGATGTGGTCCGCAGCAATGTGAAGAAGCTGAACGGGACGGTGGAATTGGAGAGCATGGAGGGAAAGGGCACGACGATCAGGATTCGAGCGCCGCTGACGATGGCAATTCTCCCAGTGCTGCTGGTGGGTGTCGGAGAGGAGGTGTATGCATTGCCGCTACATGCGGTGCAGGAAACGGTTCGGGTGGAGAACGCGGACCTTCATCTCGTCGATGGACGAGAGGTGCTTTGCCTGAGCGGTTGCACCGTTTCTGTGTTGCGGCTTGGCGAGATATTTAGCGTCAAAGGGGCACAGATGCAGAACTGCCGGGCGGTGATTCTGGCGCTGGGGGACATGCGGATTGCGCTGCTGGTAGACCGGTTGCTGGGACAGGAATCGACGGTGATCAAGCCAATGGGCGAGTTCCTACGCGAGGCCCCGAGCATTACGGGAGCGACGATTGGCGGAGATGGACGCGTGAGGCTGGTGCTCGATCCGGCATCGCTGGTGGAAACAGCGAAACGTTCATGCGCAGGTCGTGTGCAATGA
- a CDS encoding flagellar motor protein MotB — translation MSRRKKHPAHENHERWLVSYADFITLLFAFFVVLYASSQVDKKKMGQLAFAIQTAFQEMGVFQGKNIGPPTEDGGGGPAQPRSDLEELARMTPPKVLGPPMSSPDLGTLKRELEDALAQEIQRHEIALHIGPDGLVISLRELGFFDSGSAVMRKDSEKSFGRVAGLIKQYPCNVRIEGHTDNVPIHTAHFKSNWELSTARATEVIRKLIQEHGFAPERLSASGYGEFHPTATNATKEGRQMNRRVDLVILAKGTSGRSVPEKQWEAERPIK, via the coding sequence ATGAGCCGGAGGAAGAAACATCCCGCGCACGAGAACCATGAACGCTGGCTGGTGTCGTACGCCGACTTCATCACGCTGCTGTTCGCGTTTTTCGTGGTGCTATACGCGTCGTCGCAGGTGGACAAAAAGAAGATGGGGCAATTAGCGTTTGCCATCCAGACGGCCTTTCAGGAAATGGGGGTGTTCCAGGGGAAAAATATTGGTCCTCCAACGGAGGATGGCGGCGGAGGGCCGGCGCAGCCGCGCTCGGATTTGGAGGAGTTGGCGCGGATGACACCGCCGAAGGTGCTAGGACCGCCGATGAGCAGTCCGGATCTTGGGACATTGAAGCGCGAACTTGAGGATGCGCTGGCCCAGGAAATTCAAAGGCACGAAATTGCGCTGCACATCGGCCCGGATGGTTTGGTCATCAGCCTTCGGGAACTGGGCTTTTTCGATAGCGGGTCGGCGGTAATGCGGAAGGATTCCGAGAAATCGTTCGGGCGTGTCGCCGGATTAATCAAACAGTATCCGTGCAACGTAAGGATCGAGGGTCATACCGACAACGTCCCGATTCACACAGCGCATTTCAAGTCGAACTGGGAGTTGTCGACGGCGCGTGCAACGGAAGTGATTCGCAAGCTGATCCAGGAGCACGGCTTTGCGCCCGAGCGGTTGTCGGCATCGGGCTACGGCGAGTTTCATCCGACAGCGACCAATGCGACGAAAGAGGGAAGACAGATGAATCGGCGAGTGGATTTGGTCATCCTGGCGAAAGGGACTTCGGGAAGATCCGTTCCTGAGAAGCAGTGGGAGGCTGAACGGCCGATAAAGTGA
- a CDS encoding HDOD domain-containing protein — MSTMHAISVDEMAAKIGALDRIPSIPAILVPLLKLLQEPPETVDVQRVIELLGHDKSLAAQILQMANSPLFGRYKNVSTIRGAVLALGIDRVRQMATTCSILKMAPNQGDGFDVKTLWEHSLGVALVSRRFARRIGFQGPERAYLSGLLHDIGLIVNMTVVPELFLESARIAREEGRGFDETEPMVIGFGHGVTGALLAERWGLDAELKEVIRRHHEFERATVARESVALVSVADQLCRLRGLGYGFAEKRCVCLTEESAFQFLAEKFPVLWRTDLERFTYELDGYINEVRELVTVLFRLR; from the coding sequence ATGAGCACGATGCATGCGATTTCGGTGGATGAGATGGCGGCAAAGATTGGGGCGCTGGATCGAATTCCGAGCATCCCGGCGATATTGGTGCCGTTGCTGAAACTGCTGCAGGAGCCGCCGGAAACAGTGGACGTGCAGAGGGTTATTGAACTGCTTGGACACGACAAGTCATTGGCCGCACAAATTTTGCAGATGGCGAATTCGCCGCTGTTCGGGCGGTACAAGAATGTGTCGACGATCCGGGGCGCGGTTCTGGCACTGGGAATCGACCGGGTCAGGCAGATGGCGACTACGTGCTCGATCCTGAAGATGGCTCCAAACCAGGGGGACGGCTTCGATGTGAAGACGCTTTGGGAGCACTCGTTGGGAGTGGCCCTGGTGAGCCGCAGGTTCGCGCGCAGGATCGGATTCCAGGGACCAGAGCGGGCGTACCTGTCGGGATTGCTGCACGACATCGGGTTGATCGTGAACATGACCGTGGTCCCGGAGCTGTTTCTCGAATCGGCGCGAATTGCGCGAGAAGAGGGCCGGGGGTTCGACGAAACGGAGCCGATGGTGATCGGCTTCGGACACGGTGTGACGGGGGCACTACTGGCAGAACGGTGGGGCCTGGATGCGGAATTGAAAGAAGTAATCCGGCGGCATCACGAGTTCGAGCGGGCCACGGTAGCACGGGAGTCGGTGGCTCTGGTGAGTGTCGCCGATCAACTGTGCCGGTTGCGGGGCTTGGGATACGGCTTTGCTGAGAAGCGTTGCGTGTGCCTGACCGAGGAAAGCGCATTTCAGTTCCTGGCGGAGAAGTTTCCGGTGCTGTGGCGCACAGACCTGGAGAGGTTCACGTATGAACTCGACGGTTACATCAACGAGGTTCGGGAACTGGTGACGGTTCTGTTTCGTTTGCGATGA
- a CDS encoding response regulator — translation METRTEPAPPKTILLVEDEDFVRNVTREVLELHGYQVLEAIDADEGLELYGENIDIIDLLLTDVVMPGRNGREFANQLLALRPGLKVIFMSGYTDRAVVRESFSDPNLNYLQKPFTLDTLADKVRHVLEQTPPHTSTCDPMPMPSLAP, via the coding sequence ATGGAAACTCGCACCGAACCCGCGCCGCCCAAGACCATCCTCCTCGTCGAAGACGAAGATTTTGTTCGCAACGTCACTCGTGAAGTCCTCGAACTCCACGGGTATCAAGTCCTTGAAGCCATCGACGCCGATGAGGGGTTGGAACTCTATGGGGAGAACATTGACATCATCGACCTTCTCCTCACCGATGTCGTGATGCCCGGCAGAAACGGCCGTGAATTCGCGAATCAACTGCTCGCCCTGCGACCCGGGCTGAAGGTCATCTTCATGTCCGGCTACACCGACCGTGCCGTCGTGCGCGAAAGCTTTTCCGATCCCAACCTCAACTACTTGCAAAAACCTTTCACGCTCGACACTCTCGCCGACAAAGTCCGGCACGTGCTGGAGCAAACGCCACCTCATACCTCAACCTGCGACCCAATGCCGATGCCGTCCCTTGCACCGTGA
- a CDS encoding flagellar motor protein: protein MDKASVSGVLVGLGGITAGLLIEGGNLGQILQPTAAMIVFGGTFGAVLLQFPLPIVLTAFRRFIDVFVEPKLNAGQMITQLVGYANQARKNGIVSLDAETEKIGDPFLKKSLMLAVDGTEPQELRKIMELELDNIGERDEHVPKVFESAGGFSPTIGIIGAVLGLIQVMQHLQNIDEVGRGIAVAFVATIYGVGAANLFFLPTAGKLKLRMREEQMLREMTLEGVISILEGMNPRMLETKLLGYLQETKKEEAKETKKAQAEAEA, encoded by the coding sequence GTGGATAAGGCCAGCGTGAGCGGCGTGCTGGTGGGACTGGGCGGAATTACCGCCGGGCTGCTGATCGAGGGAGGGAATCTCGGCCAGATATTACAGCCTACGGCGGCGATGATCGTGTTTGGGGGGACGTTTGGGGCGGTGTTATTGCAGTTTCCGTTGCCAATCGTGTTGACGGCATTCCGAAGGTTTATCGACGTGTTTGTAGAGCCGAAACTCAATGCGGGGCAGATGATTACTCAGCTTGTAGGGTATGCGAACCAGGCGCGAAAGAACGGGATCGTGTCGCTGGATGCGGAGACGGAGAAGATTGGGGACCCCTTCCTGAAGAAGTCGCTGATGCTGGCGGTAGATGGGACGGAGCCACAAGAGCTGCGGAAGATCATGGAACTGGAGTTGGACAACATCGGAGAGCGCGATGAGCACGTGCCGAAGGTATTCGAGTCGGCCGGCGGATTTTCGCCAACTATCGGAATTATCGGGGCGGTGCTTGGGTTGATCCAGGTGATGCAGCATTTGCAGAACATCGATGAAGTGGGACGGGGAATTGCAGTGGCATTCGTGGCGACGATTTATGGCGTGGGAGCGGCAAACCTCTTTTTCCTGCCGACCGCGGGCAAGTTGAAGCTGCGAATGCGGGAGGAGCAGATGTTGCGCGAGATGACGCTGGAGGGAGTGATTTCGATTCTGGAGGGAATGAACCCGCGGATGCTCGAGACGAAGCTGCTGGGGTATTTGCAGGAGACGAAGAAGGAAGAGGCGAAGGAGACGAAGAAAGCGCAGGCCGAGGCGGAGGCATGA